The Chelonia mydas isolate rCheMyd1 chromosome 25, rCheMyd1.pri.v2, whole genome shotgun sequence genome includes the window TTCAGCACCCCCACGAACTGCAGACTCTTCCTCCCGCCCTCGGCCTCACTCTTCGGAAACCCATCTCGCTTCTTCATGATCGACTTCAGGGCGCCTGAGGAAACAGAGATGGGAAAGTCACACGGCGGAAAGCCCAGCCTCTGGCACAGACACAGGGCCAGAGTCTTACTCCACCCACCCCCCTACCCCAAGTTCCTGGaaaggagtttgggtggggaCGGGAGGCTGTccaggagaggctgggggtgAGAACAGGCTGGGTTTGGGCAAGGagccctcctgcccagagcctgctgggctgggggattCGCCACTTGTCGCTCCGTCTCCCGCCCCGAAGGCCTGGAATTTGTTCTGCCTTCGTCTCACTAGACAGTAACAAAGCACAGGGGAATCTGCTGCGCCATCCGTCTGGACACCCCGAGCTTCAGCAGAGCCCCGGGCTCGGGCCGCGTCCTGCATGTGCCGAGGAGGGCAGCTCTAACCCATAGCACTCGGGGCTCGATTTCTCAATGGCTGCCTGCCCTGGTGTGGGAGCTCCTAGCCATGCCCAGGTCCTGTGCCCCCAAACACAAGCGCACAATCCCTGCCGctcttacccctccccccacacacaatggcTCCACCTGTCCTGCTCTGCACAAACACagcgctccccctccccagcctgcagaTCCTCACTCACCCCACAAACCTCTGGGCTGATTCACTGGGGGGCTGGAAGCACGTGGTTACTAGAATCGCTGTCACATGACCTATGATGAGGTCATCTGCCCAGATGCCTGATCAACACAGCCTCCTCTCAGGTTGGAAGGCGGGACCTTGGGTCTCCTCTCACTGACACCgctgagtagctccattgaagttaatgggacggTGTCAAACCGGTGTGAGTGAGTGGAGAACCAGGATcctgggggttcaggctccagctaaCAGCCTGGTTTCTGTCCAATTACTGcttgaaaagaaatgcaaatggGCGTGTTctgccagggcctgagcaggggcGAGGCTTGTCAGCAGGCAGCAGAAGCTGGCGTAAGTGACTCACCAGGCCCAGGACTCAGAGGAGTGCTACTGTCCTTCTCCAAAGGCATTTCCTGTGGTGCACACATAGACCCGTGCACGCCTTTCCTGGAGTCCTGGGGAATTAAACGTGAACCTTGCTCCACTTCCACTGTCCCTGTTCCTCCCCGAGGCATGGCGATCTTAGTTCCACTGGTGACGCCAGACTCAGCAACGtccatctggtttccaccttctCCGGCACCActgggggtttgttttgtcttATCACCAGCCACACCTTGATCGGTTTCTTCCATTGCTGCATCGATTCCTGCCTCTAGATCAGCTTGGGTATCCTTCTCTTCGTACTGGGCTGTTGAATCTGGACCTACAGCAACTTCTCTACTTTCCAAATTGCAGTTGACTCCAATGCACAACATCAGTGATGAGCAATCCACACCCTTATCGATCATTTCCAGGTGGCTGCCCACCCCCTGGCTCTGCATTGGTACCACAGCCTCTGCGTGTGCTTCTACCATCTGAGGCTTGGCCATTATTTCCTTATCTATCAAAGTTCTTGGCCTTCTAGAACAAACCTCTACTCTTAACTCCTCAAGCTCCTTAGTCGCGTCCTTCAAGTGCCCTTCCATCATGGTGATGACCTCTCTCTGGTGGCCAATCgtgtgctgcagcagctccatttCCTTCTCTGCTTCTGTAGGAAGCCCTAACAAGGACTCCACGACCCAAACTGCAGCATCCTTGGTCTCAGTCTCTTGGCCGACGGGAATCTCATGGCATGGCTTCTGAGATCGGTAATAGAATACAGCCTCGTTCATGTTCACCTCCTCGCCCACACCTACAGACTTACACGCTTTCTCCATGGTCCTTGCGGGGCGGGCAGCCGCACTGCTGGCTCGCACGTTCCTGTCCGAAGCAGACAATTTCTCAGTGAGTCTCCTTAATTCCGTGATTTTACTTGCTCGAGCCTTCACTGATTCTAGTTCCCTTTCCAGTTCCGCGGGAGCCTCCTGGCTTGCCCTGGCAACACCTGCACCAAGAGACCTGGGTGGAAAGCTGAATACAGAAGCCTCGCTCATTTCGGGCAGGGGTGGCTCCTGCAAACCTGCCATCAGCTTCTCCTTCTCCCGTTTCAGTTTGCAGATTTTCATTTCTAGGACTGGGATCATCTTGACTTGTTCCTCCAGCTCTTTGAGTTGTTTGAGGGCAGCAGCCATCTGCTCCCGCACATGCTGCAAATGCGCTGGGCTGATGTTGGTGGCTGGGGTGCTCCTTCCAGAATTCAAAGGGCTTATTCTCATAGAGCCCGTCGGAGGTGTGACTTGGCTGTCCCCATTTCCATTCGAAGGGACAGCAGAGGAGGAGTGGGTCTGGTGAAAAGAAGCGGTACTGGAGACAGAGATGCATGTTTTAGAGGGACTGCTGGGTGGCCCAGTCATCTGGGCACCTCCACTAATCAGCAAATGGAGCTGCTCGAGCTCTAACCTCCTACTTGTCTCTTGCAAGGTTTTCTCCACCCGGGGATTTTGCATGaaggatttgggggcagggggtgggaggagatttATAACTGGAGTTGGAGACACGGGGTTGGAAGCCTGTTTGCTCAGGGGCTCTCTCATTTCTGAGGACCCAGACTGCGTTCTGATGCGTGGAGATAATAGGAGCACGTTCCTTCCTTCCTCGCTGGCTGTGGATGCCAGAGACTCAGTGGAGGTCCATCCACTGGTGTGGCCGCTGGGGCTTCTCAGGGAACTGGGCTGCTGCTTGGGCCCTTTCGCTTTCCGGTACAATGGCACCTTCTTGAGAGTTTGGCCACTCTCAATGTCATCGACATATTTCAGAAAATCGAGGTCTAGCAGGAAGCCGTAGGGGGTTTCCACAGAGTAGGAGCTCTTCTCCCCATCGTCCTGATCTCTGTACAAGAAGGGGCCACCTAAATCTGTCAGGAAAGCCAAAGGGAAACCATTGGTACAGTCAAGAAAGACCAAGTTCGTCAAACCCATCTCCTGTCCCTGtctccagaggtgctggaactagggggactggggaaggggggctgccacgctccctggcttgaagcgatttccatcacatacagagtttacagttcggttcaatggctctcagcacccccactatacacactGTTCCAGCACCCGTGTGTCTGCATGTTCTCAGCTTTTCCTGCTGGATGCAGGGCGAGTGTTTGATGCCACAGAAAGTTCACGTAGGTGCCCAGACTAGACGAAAAGGCCTGGAGCTTTCTCACCTGGCAGAAGATGGGAAGCAGGGGTCTGGAATAACCCCAGGTGCCCTCTGCTCTGGACCCATGTGAGTGTCACACCCAAATTAGAGGGTGAGGATTAATTCAGGGTCTTTaagagggaggggaagcagcccGGTCAGTCCATGGTCAGAGGATGCTGAACTGGGGCACATTCAGCAGGGACAGAGCCATGAGACAAAGtgacctagggcctgatccaatgcccattgaggGCAGTGGTGGCAATAGGTGTGGATCAGACCAGAGAGAGGTTAGGAGTCTATGCTTCATGAAAAGGCCTTCACTCTGGGGTCAAGGTAGAGAGGAGCAGCGAGGGGGTGGTGGTGCCCAGCTCCTCATCCCTGCCTGGTGCAGCTGCCAGTCAAATCAGGTGTATggcccagccccggagcatctGAGGGAAACCCTCTGTCATTAGCACGAATGGACAGACAACGAGGGTGTCTGACCCCCAGGGTCCACTCTCCACTTGACTCAGGTGTGCAACCCTCCCACTGGATTAGCTCTGAATCCCGACTAGAATCATTGTAGAGCTTGTTGGGAATTTTCTGCCACAGTGATTTTCTGACacaaaatgcagtttccacaaaGTTGAAGTTTTCAGTGGGAAAATCTTGATTTTACCAAAAATTTTCAATTTCCCATCAGTGatcaatcaaaataaaatattccattttgtttgtgtttgacccaaatcagaatatttcattttgttgaactgaTCCAAAACAGGTCATTTCAAATCTGTTCAAtaaaacattaaactgcatttccctaAAGCACAGGGCCTTGTAGTTCAGCCTCTGCCCCTGCGTTCTCTCCGATGAGCCAACCTCCCTGGAGGACTGCATCTCCCATAATGCAGGGTAGATTTCCCTCAGCCCAAGctgtgtggtgcatcatgggagatgtagtctggacAGGGAGTCTGGTTCATAGGGAGAATGGGAGCATCAGGCTCCTGAAATCCCATGAGGCAATGCACCACAACAAGTCCACGCAGTTTCATGTTAAAATGACTGGAAAGAAGCATTTCGAGTCATTTGAACAAAGTGAAAGGAttcaacatttccaaatcaaaatttctCAGACTTTCCATTTTACGAAAAAGttcaaaatttcaacttttcatcccgaTTTGtgtgaaaacaaatgttgacaCACAGGAATTTCCTGCTGGGTGGAAATGCTGGGTTTTGCTCAGCTCTACCAACAGCCCACAGACAGATACAGCTGCAGCCAGAGGAAGCCTTACATAGGGGTGAACTGGGAGAAAGCCCAGGGTAACGTTATAAACAGGGCATCTCCGGAGCAGGgatgcccctccccctgcagctctgctgctgtctgcagcTCCGCGGCTCCTGTCCCCTGCCAACTGTTCCTGGAAGCTTCCCGTTTGCTGTACGAGGcggagggaggaggggtgctgatgtcagggtgtcccttgCCCCCCACctatgtaccccatctccacagagcggggtgtgtgtgtgaggacagGGCTCACCAAGAGAGGGAcggagctgctggcagctgctgctgtgtctgaaggAACCTTCAGACTGGTGAGTGCCGCTCTCTTAAAGGTCTCCCACACACTCCCCCAGCTCACACACgctgtctctctcacactcatcgccccccaacacatacttatcttgttgttgttacttgttggtacttcctgcaatgcacatatattctctgtcattttattctttcaaagtgctgttgtgttttgactggtctgtgcatttcatcattttatttcttctctttatgCTTTCATTGAATTCTTTGAATAGTGAggtctaaaatgcctaacctgtcctggctggagtaattatcattattactgttattatcatattgtgctttgtcagtcattatttaaagtggtacaGTCCAATAATAGTATCCTCCTAGAATGTAACTTTAGCTTGTACTAACCTTAGCagtgcccatttaaaaaaaattagctaaaCACAGAACTATAGACACTGGGCAGATGAAGGTTGCttatttcaaattgtatttttagttatatctgtaaaataacttaaaatttgcatgaaaataaacGCAGTTCCAGCTCTGATACCAATAGCAATGATGGAGTCCAATGTCAGTGAGTCACATAAGGGATTGTGATTGGTAAAtgtaaatgccaaaataattagaaaattaaattccctttcttaataaaagaaaaaaaaacccttatcacatatattaaaattatgtttttagtGAAAAACAACTGACTACAGTAGATAATGGGAGTAACACAGATTTTaagtggattttatttattttcatgtatCTCTAATAAAGATAGTGTACAAAGTATCAAATGTGTGTTTCTGATATCTAAGTTAAAGCTCCAAAACGGATACTTCAAGGCTTGGGATTCGGAATATTTTGCagtccctggaatcatggttaaagtttccTCCCCCCAGATCTGAAATGGTGCCCTGGGTGAGCCAGGAGGgccatgggctctggcaagatgcagccccaTGTGATAGCGAAAAGCCACATGCCGAGCATCAGcaccacaagccacagcagcagcgcagaaaggtggcaatacaccatatgccaggccacccttacttctgcgtggctgctgctggcggcgttgccttcagagctgggtgcccagccagtaTCAGGCCACcctgccagtgcttaatttgtgccagggctgaggtCTAGCCTCTGGCAgctctttcaatacaaattaaacactaggggaggcagtggggcccagaggtgatgtggggggggagggcgggggaaagcCCAGGGAGCCTGTGGGGGCCAGgagtgatggggggtggggcgcCAAAGCACAAGttcgcccagggtgccattttccctaaggccagccctggctgcagccttggAGGTGCAGACGGCTCTGATTAGTCTGCAGCCCCTGCCATTTGCATTCATGGAAGAGGTTGGTCACCCCCTTTCATCTCCTTCCATGGGAAGGCAGGGGGTGCCCCATCTCTACATTCAGAGGTGAGCACTAGGAGAACACATTATCTTGGTACCCCTTAGCTAGGAGCTGCCTGTGTCTTTACCTGGGAGATTCTGGTTCAGGTGTATGGGCTGTGCCATCTTCTCTTAGTGGATCACAAAACCATAGACCAGCGGACTGCAAATCTGAAAAGACAATACAAGCTGGAGTGAATTCCCTCCCGGTAGATGGGTTGTGACTCTCAGCAGCACAGACCGGAAGGAAGCCCGTCTATGCCACCCAACTGCCCTCCCAGCTTCACATCCCAATTCCACTTCATACGTCAAAACATCACAAAGAAACCCCAATCACAAGGAAACAGCCTCCCGCCACATCACACGGTGCAACCCACCTCCCTCACAGAGCTCtgtgcccagacagactcagcgTTCCCCCTCCTGCAGAGACGGCCTCGTGGAACACTCGACGCAGCGGGAGCCGGGAGCCTGCGTTTCCCACCCTCTGTcttcctttccccagctccaatCCCCAGGATTTGTCTTGGCTCCTGCCCTGGAAGTCTTTAGCCGCCCCCCACACTCTAGGCAGCCTGCCTCAAAGCACAGCATAGGAGGATTAGGGGAATTGCAGCTAGACTCCGCAATGCATTCTGGggaacagagggaaggaggagacctgaagtggaaacttggaaaagaaaatataacctGAAAGGTAAAGGAGGAGAAGACCCTGCTCGGGCCCCTCCACCCTGAACAGGAACCAATTGCATCAGAGAAAGGGCAATCTGTGCCATGCCCCAGCTTCTGCTCAGGACTTGTCAGCTGGAGATCTTGAAGTAGCGTAAGGGCTGCTGgagagagcactggactgaggctcaggagacctgggttctagtcctggctctgctgctaggTGACCATAGGTGCAtgtcacctttctgtgcctcagtttcctcatttataAGATGGGGAGAATGACACTGACCttatctgtaaagcactttgagatctattgatgaaaagcaccatataaGAGGTAGGGATGAttattaaaatgctttacaataaAGATCACCTTCCCCAAGATCCCTAATGCAAAATCTGTGTGTGGAGAAAATCGtcctggagacaaggaggaggctTGAGCAAGAGCCGCCCTATCTGCTGAAGACTGGGAGTACAAGGGAATCTGAGACACGGAGAGAGGAAATGACTCACCCAAGGGCACACAGCTGTTATGGTGCACAGATCTATGGTGCGCCCaccccttgaatactgtgtccagttctggtcacctcattcCAAAAAGGAcagagtggaactggaaaaggtccagagaagggaaacaaagatgATCGAGCATATGAAATGGCTTTCATATGAGGACAGTCTAAAGAGACTGTTCAGGTTAGAAAAAGAAATGGTTgaggggggatacgatagaggtctataaaatcatagtGTGGAAAAAGTGCACAGAGTTATTTAGcatttcccacaatacaaaaacaagaggggtcacccgatgaaattcaTAGACAGCAGATTTAATACAACagaaggaaacactttttcacacaatgcacgattaatctgtagaactcattgctaAGCCAAAGGTATaactggttcaaaaaagaactagataagttcacagaggataggtccatcaatggctattagctcagatggccagggatgcagccTCATGCTCTGGTTGTCTtgaaacctctgactgccagaagctgggaggggaagacaaggGTGGATCTCTCtatagttgccctgttctgtgcacTCTCCCAAAAGTTCTagcactggccattgttggagatAGGaaactgggctacatggaccattggtctgatgcagtatggccggTCTTATGAACacgggtctcccaagtcccagaccAGGACCCTGACCACTAGGCCCTGCGGCCATAGTTAAGATAACAaaatggaggtggaggggtttctgtctgagcagggcctggggctggctggagagaggGCGGTGAAGTGGGACATGATGCACCCACTGAAATGAGCTCTTATGGGGGGGCCACTCTCAGCTTCTCAGTTCCCGCTGCAGCCTGGCTCCCTGGGCACGAGGGACATTTTTAGAATCAAACTGTCTGCAAGGCCTGGGGTTGTAAGTGCATTTCTGGAATGTTTTCTAAGCCGTTTCTGGAACGTTTGAAAGGCTTTTTGGCCTGTCTCCCACCTCAAAGGGAGGTTTGTTCTCCACTGCTGATGACACCCTCACCCGCAGCGGGAGCTGGGGCCTTACGAGCATTTCACTCTGTGCCTGTCCCATGCAGCACATGGACAGAGACATTCAGGCCCAGGACACCATGGCcacttccctccccacagctcatATCCCACttctcccctgccagcccaggccTCTCCAGCAGCCCTCCCCTCCAGGATGGCAGCGGGGCTCAAGGGATCTCATTGGTGTCGAGGGGCAGTTTGGACAAGGTGATCTGGAGGTTCAGCGCGGGGCTGGCCTAGGCACGAGCTTTGTGCATTGGGACTTTGCCCGGCTTTAAGGCCTTATGTAGCAGGCTGAGTCTCTGTTTCAGCCGGGTTCGGCTGCACTGCAGGGGGAACTGGCTGCTATTGGGCTCCTGGTTACAGAATTGGCTGTAGTTTTCTATACCACTCTGGCTATATAGAGGCATTGTTGTGATCAAACTGAGGGACACCAAAAGAGACAGCTTGTACGTCCCAGGTAACAGGCCTGCGTCTGTTCCATTCTCTCTGCTTTGGGGAGGACACAATGTTGGTCTTTTTGGGCTTCAGCAACACACATATTGTAATGCTGCAGTCTCCTAAATGCagactgaagcatgaagaggctgGTGCAGATCTTGGGCTGTCTCCAGCTGGGTTGAGGTTGCTTTGCACCCCCAGTGCAGCATAAAGCAGACTTCCtattagggatgtaaaaggttaaccaGTTAACTGATAAGCATTAGGCTTACCGTTAACTGGACCTTAACCGTTAACCCCCGTGGTTGGCTGCGCCTGGCCGGCTGGCggaaccccagccccagccgtgccTGCGGGACACCATCCCCGGCCGTGGTGGGTGGGCTGCAGCGGCCCCGGCCCTGCTGGGTGAGCTGCACCGTGCCCgaccccagccctggcaggaccccagctcctgcctccccacGCCAGCCCACTGCCTGAGTGACATCAGTTAACGGTTAAGCAGTTAAATGATATAATTTTAATCGTTTAACCAGTTAACTTTTTAACccgatatttacatccctacttcCTATTATGTAGCTTGGTTCCTGCACCAGTGATCTAGTGTCAGTCCAGAAATCCTGCCAGGCAAATGAAGATCTCCCACTTTTCACTTCTGGCCTGTTAGTCTCCCTGCTTCGTCCCCAAGGTTTGCTGGATCTAGGGCATCTCCCATCAGTTGTGGGTTGGGTCTTCATGAGGACAGTTGGAGCCTAACTATGGTTACATGAAGAGTGATGGAGGTTTCCTGGATGTCTGACAGGCTCAGAGCAGGAACCATAAATGGAAGGGTGGCCAGTGGGTCGCTTTGGGCCTGAAGCAGAAGCCAGAGACTGCCCTGCTCCAAGTGTCAATGTAGAGGTCAGTGTGGAGGGCTTTCCGTTCCCCTTGTCCACGTCTCGCCACACTCAGCAGTCGCTGGTTATCTCTGTCGCAAGGGGCTGTTCACGAGCTCTCCACCGAGCTGCTGCTCTATGAGTCATGCCTGCTCAAATTAGCTCCTTGTACATGGAGCAATTCCATACtaggtgcagagagagagagagagagagagaacgctgcccctgctcccctgATAACACAAGAGGTGCCAGAGATGAGGCCTAATCTCAGTCATTGCCAGGGAGGGTGCATGGGAAGGGACAGTAGCCAGGGATGCAAGAAGCAGCAAATCAGACTTTTGAGGAGCTTAGGCCACAAGAGGGCCTGGAATTCTTCTCACCCTTTGCATGGCCAGATCGTGAAGatgaggagggaggagaagcagagggagaggatgagaggagaaaaagaagaggaagagaaaagtaAATGGGTCACGGAGGGGTGCACAGCTGAACAATTTTAGTGTTTCTATTAATCCGTGTACTTGGCATATTGCCATCACAGTGAAGGCTCATTAGAAGATGCCCCAGAGACACCTCCCAGATGCCTCCGTCACCCTCCCCAGCTAGCCACAGGACAATCAGGATAACTCGTTCAGGTCAGAGAAGCTAAACTCGGAGCTGGGTGCAGATTCCAAGGGTGTAGCCTGGGGCTTTATGGAACTTGCATGCTCGCTGCTAAGGAAATGATTGTCTGGGACCAAGACAGGTTGTTTTATACCCAGCCTGAGGCGGCTAGAATGCAAATGACCAATGACGAGGCTGCTGCCCCAGGGGAGATCACGGCGTCCAATGGACTCGGCAGGGTCTGACTAGAGTCCCACTTGTCTCTTCCCTGTTGGCTCAGGTGGGGTTCCTGTGTTCTCGTGCCCATGTGACCAGATCACCTGACTAGCTTCTAGAGCACCTGCTCCAACATCCTGCACTGATAAAGGTGGCTCAAGCAATGTCCGACCATTCCCAgtggctcctggctgccagggctgggtggggcggGCTAGCACTATGCATGGCATGAGGACATGTTGAGAACCACACTCCCAGCGCCAGAGCAGGGGCAGCTAGGAGGAACCTCAGAGCGTGTCACCAGGCAGTTGCAGGGGGTGCGGTCTGGCTGGTGTGAGCTAAACTAAAGGAGCGAGAGGCACACAGCCTGTAATAATTTCCTGGTGACCACACCCCCTGAGCAGGAGGGTTTCCACAGGTTCAATGGCTTTCCACTTGCAGCGTCCAAGGTGACCTGCAGCAGGAATGGCTCCCTCAGCAGCGCGTTCAGGCCATGCAGATCTGCAAGGACGGGAATTTCTGGTCGTATGGGACTGAGCTCTCCCGGGCCCCAGCAGTATCCCACCCCTGAGCCCATGGCAGGGAGTGCTGGGGCTGCACAGTCGATCAAAGACAGATTTTCTAACCCGATGTTCAGATGCACATGGCGGGCTGGAGTTGAGAGCAAATGGGGATCAGTAACATTGTAGCCAAGGCCTTGTCTCCTTCCCTGCGGCGGCGGAACACGGAGTGAGGAGGCAAGGGGGTaagagcatgagagagagagggagagatcagGGCAGTGAAACTGAGCAGAGCTCCAGAAGCGAGTCAGAGAATTCCATgaaatgtgggggaaaaaatctggttTTGAAAGAATTCCAAGAAGTGAGTTAAttagctggggagcagggaacaTGCAGTTGTTCAGCGCTGACCTGCTGGAACATCTGTCTGCATCTGCTGGCCGACTGCACCGGCGCTGCAGGAACAACGATGTTTGCTTTTGTGGGAAATTGCTGGAACAAACAACCCCGCCGTTTGGGGAGCGAAAGGGAGGGGAGTTTGTAATTCCCAGAACCAGCGCCAGATCGGAGCAGCCAGCACCCCAGCCCCAACAGCTCATGATAAACTTCAGCTCCAAAAACAACCCTCTTATCAGATGTGATACATCATTGAAAGCCGCTCAGCCAATCACAACAGAGATGTACTGCGTCCCACAGGCCGCTGATTAGGACAAGCCCATGCACAGAATGCGAAACAAACCCCatccaaagtgaatgcagcagtATCTCAAACATAGCACAGCCCCAGCTTCCCACTGgggtcctcctcctcctgctacaCCTGGAGATGGCACCAGTCACCAGACTTGGCTCCGCTTCTGGATTTTGACTCCCGCAAAGGGCAGTGGGGCTGGATCCAGAGTTTGGGGTGAAATCTGCAGCTAGGTTTGGACTCCCCGAAGTCCAGGGATGCTGTGATCTGGGATTTGGTTTCAACCCCTCGCTAGGAACGAGATGTAACACAGCCACGTGGCAGCATATCCCTCAGTTTCAGAGTCTCCTGAATGTGCCAGAGCTATTTAGATTCCCCTGAATTTTCCTACACCAAGGATACGTGGATGTGCTGCTATCCACAGTGACTGCAGAATTGTTCCAAATAATGGTCACGCCAAACATGTCAGTGACATGAGAGACCAATGCAGAGgcgatgggggtgtgtgtgtcatgcaGGGTCATGTGCACCCCCAGATTTGCAGtttgtgagcatgctcagtaacatctgctaaAGCCGCTGCCCTTACTCctgtcctcccctccaccccattctCGGCAGGTACAGTCCATCTTTGGACTGATGCACGTACAGGTTTCACCTGATGGACGCATACAGAAATATGAGATCTCTAGGCTCTGGCACACCCTGTCTCCCGTGGAGATCATGGGGCTCCGGCATGCCAGAGGAGAAGCCTGTGATTACAGCTGGGACACaagagacccaggtttaattctcagctcagccacagactttgtgtgacctcaggcaagtcacttcatctctttaGTGCCTCCCTCGGCTCCCCCATTTGTGAAATGCGAACAATGATCCGTCCCTGCCTGGCCAAGTGTGGGGAGGACTAATGATTGTGATGTGCTCAGAGCCTGCAGTGATGTGGGGCATACAAGGGTCGAAAAGGCAGACTGGGAGCTGCCAGGATAAAAGGGGATAAAAATAAGAAACGGAAAAATGAGGGTGACCATTAGGGAAAGACTCTACCAGCCACCCGGgcaaggcaggggg containing:
- the KANK3 gene encoding KN motif and ankyrin repeat domain-containing protein 3 isoform X2, coding for MAQPIHLNQNLPDLGGPFLYRDQDDGEKSSYSVETPYGFLLDLDFLKYVDDIESGQTLKKVPLYRKAKGPKQQPSSLRSPSGHTSGWTSTESLASTASEEGRNVLLLSPRIRTQSGSSEMREPLSKQASNPVSPTPVINLLPPPAPKSFMQNPRVEKTLQETSRRLELEQLHLLISGGAQMTGPPSSPSKTCISVSSTASFHQTHSSSAVPSNGNGDSQVTPPTGSMRISPLNSGRSTPATNISPAHLQHVREQMAAALKQLKELEEQVKMIPVLEMKICKLKREKEKLMAGLQEPPLPEMSEASVFSFPPRSLGAGVARASQEAPAELERELESVKARASKITELRRLTEKLSASDRNVRASSAAARPARTMEKACKSVGVGEEVNMNEAVFYYRSQKPCHEIPVGQETETKDAAVWVVESLLGLPTEAEKEMELLQHTIGHQREVITMMEGHLKDATKELEELRVEVCSRRPRTLIDKEIMAKPQMVEAHAEAVVPMQSQGVGSHLEMIDKGVDCSSLMLCIGVNCNLESREVAVGPDSTAQYEEKDTQADLEAGIDAAMEETDQGVAGDKTKQTPSGAGEGGNQMDVAESGVTSGTKIAMPRGGTGTVEVEQGSRLIPQDSRKGVHGSMCAPQEMPLEKDSSTPLSPGPGALKSIMKKRDGFPKSEAEGGRKSLQFVGVLNGEYESTSSEEEEEDSGDSSSEKISPTSSDSDAEGDANTWNEEIGVNPGETASSVEGPEPGTEQRKRKGEHELRTESAPAVDSTEVKEKFELSPRMREACIIVKHHLSHPSAVKSKEVLSSSSILLQEWFRVSSQKSSVPEMVANHLLAFTEVSPGMLAHVVNLSDGNGNTALHYSVSHSNFQIVQLLLDTGVCNVDHQNKAGYTALMLAALASVEHEDDMNVVRRLFSMGNVNAKASQAGQTALMLAVSHGRQEMVEAVLACGADVNLQDEEGSTALMCACEHGRVETVRLLLAQPACEVSIVDNDGNNAVAIALEAGHSNIAVLIYAHLNNSKAQSPQGTPPIALKSSSNLTKKH
- the KANK3 gene encoding KN motif and ankyrin repeat domain-containing protein 3 isoform X1; this translates as MAQPIHLNQNLPDLGGPFLYRDQDDGEKSSYSVETPYGFLLDLDFLKYVDDIESGQTLKKVPLYRKAKGPKQQPSSLRSPSGHTSGWTSTESLASTASEEGRNVLLLSPRIRTQSGSSEMREPLSKQASNPVSPTPVINLLPPPAPKSFMQNPRVEKTLQETSRRLELEQLHLLISGGAQMTGPPSSPSKTCISVSSTASFHQTHSSSAVPSNGNGDSQVTPPTGSMRISPLNSGRSTPATNISPAHLQHVREQMAAALKQLKELEEQVKMIPVLEMKICKLKREKEKLMAGLQEPPLPEMSEASVFSFPPRSLGAGVARASQEAPAELERELESVKARASKITELRRLTEKLSASDRNVRASSAAARPARTMEKACKSVGVGEEVNMNEAVFYYRSQKPCHEIPVGQETETKDAAVWVVESLLGLPTEAEKEMELLQHTIGHQREVITMMEGHLKDATKELEELRVEVCSRRPRTLIDKEIMAKPQMVEAHAEAVVPMQSQGVGSHLEMIDKGVDCSSLMLCIGVNCNLESREVAVGPDSTAQYEEKDTQADLEAGIDAAMEETDQGVAGDKTKQTPSGAGEGGNQMDVAESGVTSGTKIAMPRGGTGTVEVEQGSRLIPQDSRKGVHGSMCAPQEMPLEKDSSTPLSPGPGALKSIMKKRDGFPKSEAEGGRKSLQFVGVLNGEYESTSSEEEEEDSGDSSSEKISPTSSDSDAEGDANTWNEEIGVNPGETASSVEGPEPGTEQRKRKGEHELRTESAPAVDSTEVKEKFELSPRMREACIIVKHHLSHPSAVKSKEVLSSSSILLQEWFRVSSQKSSVPEMVANHLLAFTEVSPGMLAHVVNLSDGNGNTALHYSVSHSNFQIVQLLLDTGVCNVDHQNKAGYTALMLAALASVEHEDDMNVVRRLFSMGNVNAKASQAGQTALMLAVSHGRQEMVEAVLACGADVNLQDEEGSTALMCACEHGRVETVRLLLAQPACEVSIVDNDGNNAVAIALEAGHSNIAVLIYAHLNNSKAQSPWPMRDSSEGIDSTGQSSSDPLSNVCETGF